The following DNA comes from Flavisolibacter ginsenosidimutans.
TTTACCACGTCGTTCAATTTGGCCGACTGCGGCGAAGGATGTTGTTCCAGCGTATTCACGTCCAGCTTGTATTCGATTTCTTTAACAACCGCTTTCACTCTGCGTGAGCCTTTTTGCAAAAGATATTTAGCCCCTTCGTGTAATTCCTTTGCGTCCATCCAGCACACAAAAGCGTCGAACTCCTGTTCAAACTTTGGCAACTCGTGCTCTTTCACAAAAGCGTCGCCGCGGCTGATGTCAATGTCGTCTTTCAGGTGAAGAATCACGCTCTGCCCGGCATAAGCTTCTTTCACTTCTTTCCCGGCTGCTTCAATCGCACTGATGGATGAAGTAAGGCCTTCGGGAAGAATTCGCACGACATCGTCAACTGCGTAGCTGCCGTTACTGATTCGTCCGGCGTAGCCACGGTAATCGTGCAAGTCTTCCGACTGCGGACGAATGACGTACTGAACTTGAAAGCGTGCAGGCGCATCGGTTGCACCGTGCGTCACTTCCAAATTCTCTAAATAAGAAAGCAAGGGTTCGCCTTTGTACCAGGGAAATTCAGGCGAGGTTGTTATGATGTTATCACCTTTCAACGCACTCATTGGAATGTAGTAAACGTCTTGCAGGTTTAATTGCTTAGCCAGTGCTTTGTATTGTTCAACAATGACATCGTAAACAACTTTGTCGTAATCCACCATGTCCATTTTGTTGATGGCAACAATCACGTGTGGAATTTGGAGCAAGGAAGCAATGATGGAATGACGCTTGGTTTGTTCCACCACGCCGTTACGGGCATCAACAAGGATGACAATGCAATCAGCATTGGAAGCTCCGGTGATCATGTTGCGGGTGTACTGTATGTGCCCCGGTGCGTCGGCAATAATGAACTTACGCTTGGGCGTAGAAAAATATTTATACGCTACGTCAATAGTAATGCCTTGTTCTCTTTCGGCACGCAAACCATCGGTCAGCAAAGCCAAGTCAATCTCCGAATGCACCGCGTTCTTACTTTGCTTTTTCAGCGTTTCAAATTGGTCAACAAGAATGCTTTTGCTATCGTAAAGCAAGCGGCCGATCAAGGTGCTTTTTCCATCATCAACGCTGCCGGCGGTTATAAATCGTAAAAGGTCCATAATGTTTTTTTTGGTGAAACGTCAGACGTGAGAAGTGAGACAAAGGAGTCTTCTGTTTGACGTTTAACGTTTCACGTCTGACGTTAAAAATATCCGTTCACTTTTCTGTCTTCCATTGCCGCTTCTGAAATGCGGTCGTCTATTCTTGTTTCGCCGCGTTCGCTGATTCTTGTTGCCGTGATTTCAGAAATAATATCATCAATGGTCGATGCACTGCTTTCTACCGCAGCCGTACACGTCATGTCGCCAACCGTGCGATAGCGAACACGTTTTGTTGAAACAACATCGCCTTTATCAATACGGATGAATTCGGAGGTTGCAATCAACTGACCTTCGTATTCAAGAATCTCTCTTTCGTGCGAGAAATAGATGGAAGGCAAGCTAATTTTTTCGCGGCGGATATAATTCCAAACGTCAAGCTCTGTCCAGTTTGAGATGGGAAACACGCGAACGTTTTCGCCTTTGTTGATTTTTCCGTTGTAAATGTTCCAGAGTTCGGGCCGTTGCTTCTTTGGCTCCCATCCGCCAAATTCATCACGAATGGAGAAGATGCGCTCTTTCGCTCTTGCTTTTTCTTCGTCGCGACGAGCGCCACCAATACAAGCGTCAAATTCAAATTCTTCAATGGTATCGAGAAGCGTAAAGGTTTGCAAAGCGTTGCGGCTGGCAAGTTTGCCCGTTTTTTCTTTTAAACCTTTTGCCTTGATGGTGTCTTCTACTTTGCGAACAATCAGTTGTTCGCCCAACGTTTTTGCAAGGTTGTCGCGGAAGTCCAGTGCTTCTTGAAAATTGTGGCCTGTATCAATGTGCACGAGCGGAAAAGGAAACTTGCCGGGACGAAAGGCTTTCAACGCAAGGTGCACAAGCGTTATTGAATCTTTTCCGCCTGAAAACAACAAGGCCGGTTTTTCAAACTGCCCAGCCACTTCACGCAGAATGTAAATCGCTTCTGCTTCCAATTGGTCTAAATAATCTAATCGTGAGTTCATATAAAAAGTTTACGTCGTTGCTGTTTGATGTACGTGTAAGCCGCATTCTTTTTTGCTGGCGTCTTCCCACCACCAGCGGCCAGCACGAAAATCTTCACCGGGTTTGATGGCACGAGTACAAGGCGCACAACCAATGCTGACAAAGCCGCGATCATGCAAAGCATTATAAGGCACGTTACGCTGGTCAATGTATTGCCGCACCTCTTCGGTTGCCCAATGCAGCAGCGGATTGTATTTAATGATTTGATTCGCTTCGTCCCACTCAAGTATCTGCATGTCGCTGCGGTTAGGCGAGTGTTCCGCACGAAGTCCGGTAATCCAAACCGCCTTGCCGGCCAACGCTCTTTTCAAGGGCTCTACTTTGCGGATGTGGCAGCAGCTTTTTCTGTTTTCAACCGATTCGTAAAATGAATTCGGACCGTACTCCCGAACAAATTCCTGCAATTTTTCCGTTTGCGGATAATAAGCGTCAATCGTTAATTGATAGCGTTCCAACGTACGGCTCCAGGTTGAATACGTCTCGGGAAACAAACGCCCTGTATCCAATGTGAAAATGGAAACAGGAATGGCCGTTTCACTGATGTAATCGGTGATGACCTGATCCTCGTAACTAAAGCTGGTGGAGAAGACGAGTTGTTCCGGAAATGCTTCGTTAAGTTTTTCCAGCGCTTCGTTTATGGACAAGCCCGAAATGTACTGTTGCAAAGACAGAAAACTGTCTTTAAGCTGAATAGACATAGCCTAATCGTTTTACGTGAACAAAAACTTTAAATAGAAAGCAATCGTGTAAGAGAGAGAAGTTGCAAGAGGACTTAACACTTACAACAGCAAGCGGCGAACTTTTGACAACAACAACAAGCAGCCGCAAACTTGAAGGCGTTGGCTACAGTTGTCTTTGAGGGAAATGTTGTTGTCTTTTTCATTGTCGTTAAAAATTGATCGGAAAGCTCATCACGGAAAGTGCCAAATAAAAAAGCACCGCTGATTTGTCAGAGGTGCTTGTACTATTTTGTTTGTTTAAAGTAGTGAGCATCTGACTTATCTGACCGCGCCGTTGCGCGGATTGGAAGTGGCACCTTGCTTTCAACTGTATTACGTCACGCCAATCGTGTCAAAATTGTTGAAGACAGGTTGCCAAGGTTTCATCGGGCCAATTCCCTACACCTTTCTTGATAAGCAATAAAAGAACTTGAAGCGAATATAAAAAGCAATTCCCATAACGCTTGTGGCTTTTGCATTTTTTTTTGAAACGGCGTTGTAAGTTTTGGCCCAAATCCGTTCTTTTTTTATCGAAAAATATGATGACCAACAATCATTTTTCCCGCTTTTAGTAAAATTATTTTTCTTGTTGCTTACGGGGGAAATTACAAAGACAAGCAACCGGCCGAATGGCAAACACGGTCGCCAAGCCTACAAGGGATTTTTTTTGTGAACCAAGAAATAATACCAATAAAAATTCCCGGAACGAGCCGGGAATTTTTCCTATCAACCATTGGTAAATGCAAAGCATTCAAACAATGCAAGTGAATTGTTACGCTACCATCTCTTTTCTTGAAGGCTCCATTACGTATTCAACGTTGGCAGACTTCACAGTCTTTACAATACGGCCCGCAACTTTATAAGGATCGGCGGCGCTGTTCGGACGGCGATCTTCCAGCCAGCCTTTCCATCCTCTTTCAACGGTAGCAATGGGTATGCGGATAGACGCACCGCGATCCGATACACCGTATTTGAAATCGGTGATGGCTGCGGTTTCGTGCTTTCCCGTTAAGCGCAAGTGATTGTCAGAACCGTAAACAGCAATGTGCTCCGCAACTACAGGACGGAAAGCTTCACAAATTCTTTCGTACGTCTCGCGGCTGCCGCAGTTACGCAAAATGCTGTTGGAGAAATTGGCGTGCATGCCGCTTCCGTTCCAATCCAAAGCACCCAGCGGTTTGCAATGCCAGTTAATGGTAACACCGTATTTTTCGCCGATGCGTTCAAGCAAATAACGGGCAATCCAGGTTTGATCGCCGGCTTCTTTGGCGCCTTTGGCAAATACCTGAAACTCCCATTGGCCAGCGGCCACTTCAGCATTAATGCCTTCCACATTTAAGCCCGCATCAAGGCAAGCATCGAGGTGTTCTTCAACCATAGCACGGCCGAAAGCATTGGCTGCGCCAACCGAACAATAGTAAGGGCCTTGCGGACGCGGGTAGCCGTCTTTCGGAAAGCCGAGGGGTCTATTTGTTTCAGGACTCCACAGGAAATATTCCTGCTCAAAGCCAAACCAGAAATCATTGTCATCGTCGTCAATGGTTGCACGGCCATTGGATTCATGTGCCGTACCGTCGGCATTCAATACTTCGCACATCACGAGATAGCCGTTTCTGCGTTGCGGATCGTTTACAATGAACACGGGTTTCAACAAACAGTCGGAAGAACCGCCCGGCGCTTGCTCGGTTGAAGAACCATCAAAGCTCCACATGGGACAATCTTCCAAAAGGCCGCTGAAGTTTTTTTCAATTTTTGTTTTGCTGCGAAGGCTTTGAACGGGCTTGTAGCCGTCGAGCCAGATGTACTCTAACTTAGAAGCTGACATTGTCGTTGCGTTTTGTTTATTTAAATTTTGATTTAGACTTTTTCTTTTGCGTGGCCGTTTTCGGCAAGGATTCCGAACACGTGGTCAATGTGGATTTCTTTCTCTGTAACGCCGTCCTCAGTGGTAACAAGCAGCGTTCCTTGTACATAGTTTTCGTCGTGCTGCGAAGCGTCAAGACCGGCCTCTTCATCTTCATCGCTTACACGCAAGGGAACAATGAAGTTGATGAACTTGAAAATGAGGAAGGACACAACGAAACTGTAACCAACGGCGCAACCCATTGCTTTTACTTGCGTAAGAAAGAAAGAAAAATTGCCGAAGGCCCAACCGTCGCTGCCTGCAGGATAAATAGCTTTGGAAGCGAAGATGCCCGTCATCAACATACCAACCATACCGCCCACACCGTGGCAGGGAAATACATCAAGCGTATCGTCGAGGGATGATTTCGATTTGATGTAAACGGCTACATTTGAAATGAGCGCTGCAACAACACCAATAAAAATGCTTGGCGCAATGGCAACATAACCAGCCGCCGGCGTAATGGCAACGAGGCCTACTACCGCACCTACGCAAAAGCCCACTACCGATGGTTTCTTGCCCCGCAACACATCAAAAAACATCCACGATAAGCCGGCAGCGGCAGCTGCGGTGTTGGTTGTCATAAATGCAGAAACAGCGGTTGCATTAGCACCCAACGCTGAACCGGCGTTGAAAC
Coding sequences within:
- the cysD gene encoding sulfate adenylyltransferase subunit CysD, encoding MNSRLDYLDQLEAEAIYILREVAGQFEKPALLFSGGKDSITLVHLALKAFRPGKFPFPLVHIDTGHNFQEALDFRDNLAKTLGEQLIVRKVEDTIKAKGLKEKTGKLASRNALQTFTLLDTIEEFEFDACIGGARRDEEKARAKERIFSIRDEFGGWEPKKQRPELWNIYNGKINKGENVRVFPISNWTELDVWNYIRREKISLPSIYFSHEREILEYEGQLIATSEFIRIDKGDVVSTKRVRYRTVGDMTCTAAVESSASTIDDIISEITATRISERGETRIDDRISEAAMEDRKVNGYF
- a CDS encoding phosphoadenylyl-sulfate reductase encodes the protein MSIQLKDSFLSLQQYISGLSINEALEKLNEAFPEQLVFSTSFSYEDQVITDYISETAIPVSIFTLDTGRLFPETYSTWSRTLERYQLTIDAYYPQTEKLQEFVREYGPNSFYESVENRKSCCHIRKVEPLKRALAGKAVWITGLRAEHSPNRSDMQILEWDEANQIIKYNPLLHWATEEVRQYIDQRNVPYNALHDRGFVSIGCAPCTRAIKPGEDFRAGRWWWEDASKKECGLHVHQTATT
- a CDS encoding glutamine synthetase beta-grasp domain-containing protein gives rise to the protein MSASKLEYIWLDGYKPVQSLRSKTKIEKNFSGLLEDCPMWSFDGSSTEQAPGGSSDCLLKPVFIVNDPQRRNGYLVMCEVLNADGTAHESNGRATIDDDDNDFWFGFEQEYFLWSPETNRPLGFPKDGYPRPQGPYYCSVGAANAFGRAMVEEHLDACLDAGLNVEGINAEVAAGQWEFQVFAKGAKEAGDQTWIARYLLERIGEKYGVTINWHCKPLGALDWNGSGMHANFSNSILRNCGSRETYERICEAFRPVVAEHIAVYGSDNHLRLTGKHETAAITDFKYGVSDRGASIRIPIATVERGWKGWLEDRRPNSAADPYKVAGRIVKTVKSANVEYVMEPSRKEMVA
- a CDS encoding sulfate adenylyltransferase subunit 1, with protein sequence MDLLRFITAGSVDDGKSTLIGRLLYDSKSILVDQFETLKKQSKNAVHSEIDLALLTDGLRAEREQGITIDVAYKYFSTPKRKFIIADAPGHIQYTRNMITGASNADCIVILVDARNGVVEQTKRHSIIASLLQIPHVIVAINKMDMVDYDKVVYDVIVEQYKALAKQLNLQDVYYIPMSALKGDNIITTSPEFPWYKGEPLLSYLENLEVTHGATDAPARFQVQYVIRPQSEDLHDYRGYAGRISNGSYAVDDVVRILPEGLTSSISAIEAAGKEVKEAYAGQSVILHLKDDIDISRGDAFVKEHELPKFEQEFDAFVCWMDAKELHEGAKYLLQKGSRRVKAVVKEIEYKLDVNTLEQHPSPQSAKLNDVVKVRIKTAEPLSYDAYTKLSSNGTAILIDQTSNMTSGALLLQ